Proteins encoded within one genomic window of Variovorax sp. OAS795:
- a CDS encoding DUF1330 domain-containing protein has protein sequence MSSGYVIANVEVTNPAQYEEYKKWSSAAMQAHGAEVCTRGGQVEVLEGDWSPLRVVILKFPSFEKAKAFYDTPEYLKAREARAGAAVMRMIAVEGV, from the coding sequence ATGAGCAGTGGCTACGTCATCGCCAACGTCGAGGTCACCAACCCGGCGCAGTACGAGGAATACAAGAAGTGGTCGAGCGCGGCCATGCAGGCGCACGGCGCCGAAGTGTGCACGCGCGGTGGCCAGGTCGAAGTGCTCGAGGGCGACTGGTCGCCTTTGCGCGTCGTCATCCTGAAATTCCCGAGCTTCGAGAAGGCCAAGGCCTTCTACGACACCCCCGAATACCTGAAGGCGCGCGAAGCGCGTGCCGGTGCCGCCGTCATGCGCATGATTGCGGTCGAAGGTGTTTGA
- the kdsA gene encoding 3-deoxy-8-phosphooctulonate synthase has protein sequence MKLCGFDIGLDQPFFLIAGPCVVESEQLQMDTAGTLKEITSSLGIPFIFKSSFDKANRSSGTSFRGPGREKGLEILAKVKRELGLPVLTDVHTEDDITEAAKVVDVLQTPAFLCRQTDFIRAVAQSGKPVNIKKGQFLAPHDMKNVIDKARAAAKEAGLPEDSFMACERGASFGYNNLVSDMRSLAIMRETGAPVVFDATHSVQLPGGQGTSSGGQREMVPVLSRAAVAVGVAGLFMETHPDPAKALSDGPNAVPLKHMKALLETLVALDRVTKKNAFLEDVFQS, from the coding sequence ATGAAACTTTGCGGATTCGACATCGGGCTGGACCAGCCCTTCTTCCTGATCGCCGGCCCCTGCGTGGTCGAATCCGAGCAGCTGCAGATGGACACGGCCGGCACGCTGAAGGAAATCACTTCCTCGCTCGGCATCCCGTTCATCTTCAAGAGCAGCTTCGACAAGGCCAACCGGTCCTCGGGCACCAGCTTTCGCGGCCCGGGCCGCGAGAAGGGCCTGGAGATCCTGGCCAAGGTGAAGCGCGAACTCGGCCTGCCGGTGCTGACCGACGTGCATACCGAGGACGACATCACCGAGGCCGCCAAGGTGGTCGACGTGCTGCAGACGCCCGCCTTCCTGTGCCGCCAGACCGACTTCATCCGCGCGGTGGCGCAGTCGGGCAAGCCGGTGAACATCAAGAAGGGCCAGTTCCTTGCGCCGCACGACATGAAGAACGTGATCGACAAGGCACGCGCGGCGGCCAAGGAAGCGGGTCTTCCCGAAGACAGCTTCATGGCCTGCGAACGCGGCGCCAGCTTTGGTTACAACAACCTCGTGTCCGACATGCGTTCGCTCGCGATCATGCGCGAGACTGGCGCACCCGTGGTGTTCGACGCCACGCACTCGGTGCAGCTGCCGGGCGGCCAGGGCACGAGCTCGGGCGGCCAGCGCGAAATGGTGCCGGTGCTGTCGCGCGCCGCGGTGGCCGTGGGCGTGGCCGGACTCTTCATGGAGACGCACCCCGACCCGGCCAAGGCGCTGAGCGACGGCCCCAACGCCGTGCCGCTCAAGCACATGAAGGCCCTGCTCGAGACGCTCGTGGCGCTCGACCGGGTCACGAAGAAAAACGCATTCCTGGAGGATGTCTTCCAATCATGA